In Vigna unguiculata cultivar IT97K-499-35 chromosome 3, ASM411807v1, whole genome shotgun sequence, a single genomic region encodes these proteins:
- the LOC114178982 gene encoding uncharacterized protein LOC114178982: MGKIKALKRSKWVLGWVRKNTIILLSRESVHTHYSHTILSLSLASKLFTTQKPKPSQIFFFFIFFFIHPSPMAGVMNKKVDKIRQIVRLKHLMSRWKQMSLRRRSEDPSSTRRPPSGFTFVYVGPERTRFAIPARFLNLPVFEGLLKQTEEQFGLRGNGGLVLPCQVPFFSNVVKFLHKDEHKYGKLSLQDFLNLVSDADVSDSCKENVVVFTPLLQKAEV, translated from the coding sequence ATGGGGAAGATAAAGGCACTTAAGAGAAGTAAATGGGTATTGGGTTGGGTTAGGAAAAACACAATCATTCTCTTAAGCAGAGAATCGGTTCACACTCATTACTCTCACACTATTTTATCCCTCTCACTCGCTTCAAAACTCTTTACAACTCAAAAACCAAAACCTTCtcaaatcttcttcttcttcatcttcttcttcattcacCCTTCTCCAATGGCGGGTGTTATGAATAAGAAGGTCGACAAGATTCGGCAAATCGTGCGTCTCAAACACCTCATGTCGCGGTGGAAGCAAATGAGCCTCCGCCGCCGCTCCGAGGACCCTTCCTCCACGCGCCGCCCTCCCTCCGGGTTCACCTTCGTCTACGTCGGCCCCGAACGCACGCGCTTCGCTATCCCCGCGCGTTTCCTCAACCTCCCCGTCTTCGAGGGCCTCCTCAAACAAACCGAGGAACAGTTCGGACTCCGAGGTAACGGCGGTTTGGTCCTCCCTTGCCAAGTCCCCTTTTTCTCTAACGTCGTTAAATTTCTCCACAAGGACGAACACAAGTACGGAAAACTCTCTCTTCAAGACTTCCTCAACTTGGTCTCCGATGCTGACGTTTCCGATTCCTGTAAGGAAAACGTCGTCGTTTTCACCCCTCTGCTGCAGAAAGCAGAGGTTTGA